In Stegostoma tigrinum isolate sSteTig4 chromosome 7, sSteTig4.hap1, whole genome shotgun sequence, one genomic interval encodes:
- the LOC125454219 gene encoding zonadhesin-like, whose translation MAEENSILANSVEADGIVTNIYHPELDNTEGVGDSVQTTEEKLPTGELKKFLLTETMTNTEGAKFIVGENSSDAEMFVTNTEKTNSTGEDSIPAAETILCISETSSLTAKVNASAEEITLPAQKAIPSDQQTSSPREENIPTADTISSIEVTSSPTEKLHASAQETSSQAWGTIPCTEETNSPREGNILAAETSLCINEMRPSSENVTEHIQEINSSVREIIPCIEKTISSTEQVIRTTQKIHYLAEEIIPCTEAYVLSEMAIWETSTNKATPFEKETSFPTELNEKINQATDEIDSPTEENVCSTGRTIIPTVFTIQDVNPESELVTSCSPIKQDTTVENRPLEIYIHGERTEAVSAGKEVMSLSTGEVYKENGTDRNVKDPSTDNNDDDAGAEEEIYSEFQQGNESSGSPSTSSILSSQPESPFNVDSAEDHPGSSRRLDITKHSYSRYNTVSYRKIKKGNTKQRIDEFESMLNIN comes from the exons ATGGCTGAAGAAAACTCTATTTTAGCCAACTCAGTTGAAGCTGATGGAATTGTAACTAACATATATCATCCAGAACTTGATAATACAGAAGGAGTTGGAGATAGTGTTCAAACAACAGAAGAAAAATTACCAACTGGTGAGTTAAAAAAATTCCTTTTAACTGAAACTATGACAAACACTGAGGGAGCTAAATTCATTGTAGGAGAAAACAGCTCTGATGCAGAAATGTTTGTTACAAACACTGAGAAAACCAATTCAACTGGGGAAGATAGTATACCTGCTGCAGAAACCATTCTATGTATTAGCGAAACCAGCTCCCTTACAGCAAAAGTCAATGCATCTGCTGAGGAAATCACTTTGCCTGCACAAAAGGCCATTCCAAGTGATCAGCAAACTAGTTCACCGAGAGAAGAAAATATTCCAACTGCAGACACCATTTCAAGTATTGAAGTAACAAGCTCCCCGACAGAAAAATTACATGCATCTGCTCAGGAAACTAGTTCACAAGCATGGGGGACTATTCCATGTACTGAGGAGACCAATTCTCCTAGGGAGGGAAATATTCTAGCTGCAGAGACCTCTCTATGCATTAATGAAATGAGACCCTCTTCGGAGAatgtcactgaacatattcaggAAATCAATTCATCTGTACGTGAGATAATTCCGTGTATCGAGAAGACCATTTCATCTACAGAACAGGTTATTCGAACTACTCAGAAAATTCATTACCTTGCAGAAGAGATTATTCCATGTACTGAGGCCTATGTCCTTTCAGAGATGGCTATTTGGGAGACATCTACTAATAAGGCTACTCCATTTGAAAAGGAAACCAGCTTCCCTACTGAACTGAATGAGAAAATAAATCAAGCTACAGATGAAATAGACTCACCTACAGAAGAAAATGTTTGCTCCACAGGAAGAACTATTATCCCTACAGTATTCACTATTCAGGATGTAAATCCAGAATCTGAGTTAGTAACTTCATGTTCTCCAATAAAACAAGATACAACGGTAGAAAATCGTCCATTGGAAATTTATATTCATGGTGAGAGAACTGAAGCAG TCTCTGCAGGCAAGGAGGTGATGTCTTTATCTACTGGAGAAGTCTATAAGGAGAATGGAACAGATAGAAATGTGAAAGATCCAAGCACTGATAATAATGATGATGATGCTGGGGCCGAAGAAGAGATCTACTCAGAATTCCAACAGGGAAATGAATCATCAGGGTCTCCATCAACTAGTTCCATTCTCAGTTCGCAACCAGAGTCACCATTTAATGTTGATTCCGCTGAGGACCATCCAGGGTCTTCAAGAAGGCTTGATATTACCAAACACAGCTATTCCAGGTACAACACCGTCTCTTATCGCAAAATTAAAAAAGGAAACACAAAGCAGCGCATTGATGAATTTGAATCAATGTTAAACATAAATTAG